In Lolium rigidum isolate FL_2022 chromosome 3, APGP_CSIRO_Lrig_0.1, whole genome shotgun sequence, the genomic window gagttgcaatcctagttttgattgattctactcggcatctactaaataattgtatgctgcaggtggaatgggagccatatggtagctactaccgtattggcgcggcgatgaccgacctaaaccccaagtgcacggaggaggcgcagttcggcgtatgcgctgcccactcatatgcatgtggcttgttgaacaccaccagccgcaaagagtgatgagacaagcttgggctgtatcggagtgcccaccaatgtggcaagacacggacaaggcgcttcacgggtaaacttcggaatcatgcgatggaagattcttgatagaagaggtacaaactaacttgttgattcttgcaggcttgataggcagctggcagaggaagatcacaaattggccatccatcatagcggccacatcacgCCGTTCCAACAccgcttggaagcggcacggaatgctggccccgagcggattgtgcctcacgacttcaccgctttcaacaactacctcgagtggttccatcgtaacacgcgtatcgagttagtgaagcgcgcgtatcgtgaagagatcttggacgaccccatcccgttcgatgaggttgggcaaagccagcacgacacttttgctcgcagagggagatcgacttctattgcttccgagctgaacttcgtggtaatggattctctcactaactagtacatcatctagattgccatgtgctcgcttaaattgtgtatgctatgtttgtcacagcgggaggagatccagaaaacagctgaggagtgcgaggttgtgtgggagcagagccacacagatgaaaagcctgtcggaccgttgcggaatttcgttaaggtatgatcaccaactttgaatgtacgcaattatgttccggtggctttgtaaccgtgagttccatgacgcagaacaccgcacgaaagatgcggcggttagcgaacttgctaggttgccgcgaaggcgaaatccctacatcctcctcttcgaagaacatgtatggactattttgttgccgtgaaacatgttcttactaatttcaacttttgtaatctcatgtgttcatgtttgtgcagattcctcccgaggacgacctaattccgagtcaaggcgtacttccgaagcgtacctccaagcaacggtcagcttaccagttgaagccaaggggcaaggctccaaaccggtacactccggaagattatgtcaaccgaggaaagaaggttgtcactgaggaggatgacgggccgccgcggagatcagctatgtcgaggatgaggaacaacgagccgttctcttcagaggaggaggaggaggaggaggaggaggaggagcagcagcaggagcagcagcagcaggagcgacgagcaggagcagccaaggcagcggacgaagaggatggccgtccggaagcggcccgtgaggacgacacgtcgaggacgacactaggatgtgctccgtgttgttgtgaactatatcttcataagtatcgatttgtgaaccctatgtcatttcgaaccatggtccgtaatgctacttgttgtttgaatctacgtgctacaatgtgacctatgaagtgttatatgtgtatgtcatgaaatttctacttgttgtgtccaatattGTACTCGTAActcgttggagtttggtaggatttttcatgttttcaacacaagtccatgtgtggcgcccttccgccggcgccacaagtgctagtgtggcgcccgtggcatcggcgccacacatgccaacttatatgaaccattGGGTCCAAAACATACCGTGGGACAAATcctgcgggacttagccgtttcgcgaggctctatgtgtggcgccgtggcatcggcgccacacgagctagtgtggcgcccgtgtcatcggcgccacacatcgagcctcgcaaaacggctaagtcccgcaggAATTGTCTCACGATATGTtttggggattacaagtgcatgtgtggcgccgttgggaggggcgccacacatgctgccacgtcggatgggcgcaccggctcggcgtcgatggcgccacgtcggctgggtcggtggcgccagcgggaggggcgccacatgggcatgtgtggcgcccgtgggaggggcgccacacaaaagggttagattggtgaaatagtttcgccggagggtcagtctgtgcttttcttccacttttgggttatttttgtgtaaatcgccgcagGGTGACTCTGTACCTGTAGGCTGTAGCTCTACAATCCTCCTCCTACGGTGCAATAACTTGCCACTGTTCACGTCTGATCCTTTAGGGGTTTGCTCGACCTCCTTTCCATGGTTTCCTGCGCGCTCTCATACTATATGGAGCTGGCTGAGCTCTGCAAGGCACATGCTCTGCCGTGGTCATGGAGTGTGCTTGTGCTGGGAAGGGGTAAGAATTGTTCTGGACATTTTGATGGGGGGAATTGTTTCTTTCAGAGCGGTGTGTGCACGGATGCAGGGTCACGAGAAGAAGGGAATCCCCAAGTACAATTATGCTAGGCATCAGACCTGAAAAATGTAGTAGTTCTTCATTCCCCTGCCCTGAAAGATGATGCAATAAATAGCAGCATCGAGCAGCGCTCAAACTCATGAACACAGGAGGGTTTGATGAAAATTAGCTGCAAAATCACTTCCCCAAACCAGAAGGTGGAGAAGAACCgacgagacagagagagagagagagagaccatcACGTCCTGATCCATCTCTCCCTCTTTCAATAGCACAAAAGACATGACCGGCTAATTAATTACAGCACATTACACTCGTTAAAAAAAGAAGCTCCAAGAACTCAACAATGTTATTACTACATAGGTACAtcgaagaagccttcatgattggTTTGCCTCCATCAATCTACCCGTGGCGCTGCTCCCCTTCCTCGATCTAGCATTCTAGCTAGCTCCCAGCTGGTTTGTTGTGTTCGATCCATGGCTTCGTGCGCCAGCCGCGGCCTTGAAGAGCTAGCTCCGGCGAGTGAAATGAAGCTGTAATGCTAGGCCGGGAGCACCAGGGCATGGGAGAGCGTACATATATGTGCAGTGCAGACGAAGCCGTTGGTCGTGGACGGGCGCGCGGGTCAAACCGGGGCTCAGGGCATGAAGAGCCTGTCCCCGCACTTGCAGCGCCAGGCCTCCGGGTAGTACTCGAGCGGGAAGCTGACGCCGGGCTGGATGGCCACGTGCACCGCCCGGCACGGGCGGCAGCCCCCGCACCTGCTCCggcacgtcggcggcgacgacccAGGCCCCACAAGCTCCCTCCGCCTGGCCGCAGCCGCAGGGTCCCAGGAGTACTGCTGCAGCGCTCTGCCGCCGCCGGGGCCGGTCCTCCGGCTCGTCGCCGCGCACGCACCTGCAGGATGAGTGAATGTACGTGTGAGCTAGGGCTGGCCATGTAATGCCGGCGCGGAAGGAAGGTTGTAAAGACAGGGCCGGGCAGCGCGCGGAGTGTTaccgatggcggcggcgaggaagaggaggaggagcggcgcggTGAGGCCGCGGCGTCTCGCCCAGCCCATGGACGCGGGGGCTAGGTAGCTAGATCTCGTGTCGCCGACCGGCCTGGCTCTCGATGGAACTGGAAGGCTGCGCGCAGGAGGGGTGCGCGAGCGAGGGGAGAAGCAAGCAAAGGGAGCTAGGTAGGCGGTGAATGGCGCAGCTGGAGGTGCACGAGGGGGCCTGGCCTGACTGACGCGGACGGcagggagtggagtggagtggagtggagtggagtgtgtGCGCGAGTCAatccgcacgcacgcacgcacggatTCATGGACCGCTCTCTGGACTTGGGGCGAAATAAAGAGAGAGATGCAGAGATGGGGTCGGCTGGGTGTTTGCCGTGTTGGTGGGTGTGCGCACCTGGGTGGCCGCCGGCGCGGTGGCTGTTGCTATTTGGAGCGTGACCGCGTGAGGAGAGATGCGGCGGCTTTGGGCGTCGCGGCCGGCCGGGGCAGGCGGCGGCAGCAATCCGGCTCGCAGTCTGTGCGCCCTGCGTGGTGGCTGCCGAGAAGCAAGACGGGCCATCCTTGAGCCGTAGCCACGTACCATGAGCCGTGGGCGGGCCAGGGTGCCCAGGGTCGGGGCCTCCAAAGCTGCGATGTTGAATACGCGCGCCCtgcagagtttttttttttttttgaaaaccagACTAGCTACGAGAGTACTTGGTTGTACGAATTAGATATGTTTTCATCAGTAAAATGCACCCACAATACTTAACTTGATACCTAAAATAAATATGGTAATCCACCTCTCGAATATGAAACATACTGTAGCTAAATAGTAGGTATGACTTAGTGTTCATCTAGATCACTGACTCATCGTTGCACCCATGTATGGCAATGCGTTGACCGATCTCTGGCAATGATTTTTTTGCACAAAAACACGTTGAAAAAGTACTAGCAGATGCCACAGATATTTTTCCTTTGGAAAGTTATAAGGAGAGAACATTCTAATTAGTGTCTCCTGGTC contains:
- the LOC124698782 gene encoding EPIDERMAL PATTERNING FACTOR-like protein 4, encoding MGWARRRGLTAPLLLLFLAAAIGACAATSRRTGPGGGRALQQYSWDPAAAARRRELVGPGSSPPTCRSRCGGCRPCRAVHVAIQPGVSFPLEYYPEAWRCKCGDRLFMP